The following proteins come from a genomic window of Salvia hispanica cultivar TCC Black 2014 chromosome 4, UniMelb_Shisp_WGS_1.0, whole genome shotgun sequence:
- the LOC125224121 gene encoding beta-D-glucosyl crocetin beta-1,6-glucosyltransferase-like — MEGNQSMLSILLFPWLGHGHVSPFLQLAKNLSKRNFKIYFCSTPVSLEPVRGDLARSSDGATIHLVELHLPSSPELPPEYHTTKNIPPNLIPKLFEAFSQSKSNFSTILSSLKPDMVIYDRFQTWAATASLSLGIPAVHFAPGAAAVHSFYYHLAEITDSPFPYDALYLQDYEEKPPANAVMSKVIKEDGQHSRYGHFKLSQDIILVKTSRSFEGKYIDYLSGLLQKKIVSVGPLIVRATGEDDDSGILQWLSSKSRFSTVFISCGSENYLSKDQMQEVAKGLEISKVNFIWVVRFPQGERISLDEMLPKGFLERVGERGLIVQGWAPQDGILAHPSTGAFVSHCGWNSTLESIHFGVPVISMPFKLDQPLNARLMVEAGVAVEVVRDGSGNFSSQEFANAIKKVIVEETGQEMREKAAELSEKMKNEDERVTNEAAEELRKICMEHKQKK, encoded by the coding sequence ATGGAGGGAAATCAAAGTATGTTGAGCATTCTATTGTTTCCATGGTTGGGACATGGACATGTATCCCCTTTTCTTCAACTAGCCAAGAATCTCTCTAAGAGAaacttcaaaatatacttttgtTCAACACCTGTCAGTCTCGAGCCAGTCAGAGGAGATCTTGCAAGGAGCTCAGATGGCGCCACGATCCATCTAGTCGAGCTTCATCTGCCATCATCACCCGAGCTTCCACCAGAGTACCACACCACGAAAAACATACCACCAAATCTCATTCCCAAACTCTTTGAGGCCTTTAGCCAGTCAAAATCCAATTTCTCTACCATACTTTCCTCCTTAAAACCTGATATGGTGATATACGACAGGTTTCAGACATGGGCAGCCACCGCCTCCTTGTCTCTAGGCATTCCTGCCGTTCATTTTGCACCTGGAGCAGCTGCAGTGCATTCATTTTACTACCACCTCGCGGAAATAACGGACTCACCTTTCCCTTATGATGCATTGTATCTTCAAGACTATGAAGAAAAGCCCCCTGCCAATGCAGTCATGTCAAAGGTCATTAAGGAAGATGGTCAACATTCTAGATATGGCCATTTCAAGCTATCTCAAGACATTATCTTGGTAAAGACAAGCAGGAGTTTCGAAGGGAAGTACATTGACTACTTATCTGGCTTGCTGCAGAAAAAAATCGTCTCTGTTGGTCCACTTATTGTACGAGCAACGGGTGAGGATGATGATTCAGGGATCCTGCAATGGCTGAGCAGCAAAAGCCGGTTCTCGACTGTTTTCATCTCTTGTGGGAGTGAGAACTACTTGTCCAAGGATCAGATGCAAGAGGTAGCTAAGGGGCTGGAGATTTCCAAGGTGAACTTCATATGGGTTGTGAGGTTCCCTCAAGGGGAGAGAATTTCTCTAGATGAGATGCTGCCAAAGGGATTTCTCGAACGAGTGGGAGAGAGAGGCCTGATTGTTCAAGGATGGGCACCACAGGATGGCATTCTAGCACATCCTAGCACTGGTGCTTTTGTTAGTCATTGTGGTTGGAACTCAACACTCGAGAGCATTCATTTTGGTGTGCCGGTCATAAGCATGCCTTTCAAGCTCGACCAGCCACTGAATGCCAGGTTAATGGTGGAGGCTGGTGTGGCTGTGGAGGTGGTAAGGGATGGAAGTGGAAATTTCAGTAGCCAAGAGTTTGCCAACGCAATCAAGAAGGTGATTGTTGAGGAAACGGGCCAAGAAATGAGGGAGAAGGCTGCAGAACTGagtgagaaaatgaaaaacgaaGATGAACGTGTGACGAATGAAGCAGCAGAGGAACTGAGGAAAATTTGTATGGAGCATAAGCAGAAGAAGTAG